One window from the genome of Methanoculleus sp. 7T encodes:
- the sugE gene encoding quaternary ammonium compound efflux SMR transporter SugE — protein sequence MREIAWITLFFAGLLETGWALGLKYTDGFTKVGPSVATLAVMAGSIYLLSRSLSGLPLGTAYAVWTGIGAVGTVIAGIVLFGESRSVARLLCILLIVSGIIGLKLCSDA from the coding sequence ATGCGGGAGATTGCCTGGATAACTCTGTTCTTCGCCGGGCTCCTGGAGACCGGCTGGGCGCTCGGGTTGAAGTATACCGACGGGTTCACGAAGGTGGGGCCGTCGGTGGCGACCCTCGCCGTGATGGCCGGAAGCATCTACCTCCTCTCGCGGTCGCTCTCCGGCCTTCCGCTCGGGACCGCGTATGCCGTCTGGACGGGTATCGGGGCGGTCGGAACGGTCATCGCCGGGATCGTGCTCTTCGGCGAGTCACGGAGCGTCGCCCGCCTCCTCTGCATCCTCCTGATCGTATCGGGGATCATAGGACTGAAACTCTGCTCGGATGCATGA